The window GATGCCAGCGGATTGCCGAAGTGCTCAGTTTAGTTTACACACAAGTCTGCAAACTAAGCGTGTAAGCCGCGGGGGATCGCATTCAGCAAGGTCTTGGTATAAGCCTGCGTAGGATTGCGATAAAGCTCATCTGAATTTGCCAGCTCCACGACTTTGCCCTTATTCATCACCATTACCTGATCTGCAATGTACTTCACGACGGCCAGATCGTGCGAGATAAAGATATACGACAGGCCAAATTCTTCCTGTAAATCTTGCAGCAGGTTCAGTACTTGTGCCTGCACTGAGACGTCTAAAGCGGATACCGATTCGTCGCAGATGAGTATTTCTGGCTTCATCGTCAGGCAGCGAGCGATGGCAATACGCTGGCGTTGTCCGCCAGAAAACTCGTGTGGATAGCGATGGAAGGCGATTGCTGGCAGACCGACTTTTTCCAGCAAGGTATAGGCCATTTTTGCGCGTTCACTATCATTGGCACCGATGCTATGGATTTGCATTGGCTCCATCAAAATTTGTCCAACCGTGAAGCGTGGATTGAGCGACGCATAAGGGTTTTGGAAAATGATCTGGATGCGGCGCTTGTACTGCATAAAATCTTTGTTGGACATGGACAAAATATCCTTGCCTTCAAAGATCGCCTGACCGGCCGTTGCCTGGTGCAAGCGCATCAGCGTGAGGCCCACGGTTGTCTTGCCAGAACCGGATTCGCCGACGACACCCAGAGTTTTTCCGCGCGCCAGTTTGAAGGAAACATCTTCTACTGCCCGAAATTCTTTTTTGCCGAAGAAGCCTTCACGGGTGTAAAAACTTTTACCCAAACCGCGCACATCGAGCACGATATCTTCGTCGCCGTTTAATCCACGCGGCCGCTCTTTATGTTCGATAACGATGCTGCCGGTTTTCTCGATATGGCTCATAAAATCTGCAATTACCGGTAAGCGCCATGGACGCGAATATAAGGATGGACGGCAATGCAGCAGCGCCTGGGTATAGGTATCCTTTGGTGCCTGGAATATCTGTTTGACGTCGCCCGCTTCGCGGATTTCGCCGCTGCGCATGACGATCACTTTATCGGCAATCTCGCCAACCAAGGCCAGATCATGGGTAATAAACAGCACGGACATATTGTGCTTTACCCGTAATGCCTCGATCAGATCGATGATTTGTTTTTGTATCGTCACGTCGAGCGCGGTTGTCGGCTCGTCCGCGATCAGCAATTTAGGTTCGCAGGCAATTGCCATCGCAATCATTACGCGCTGTTGCTGCCCGCCGGACATCTGGCTAGGGTAGGCGTCAATTTTATTAGCAGGGTCGGGGATGCCGACTTCTTCCAATAAGGCGATGGATCTTGCGCGTGCTTGCTTGGCGTTCATCCCCATATGTAGTTGCAAGACTTCGCCGATCTGGAAGCCGACCGTAAACACCGGATTCAACGAAGTCATGGGCTCCTGAAAAATCATGGAGATGTCTTTGCCACATAATTGGCGACGTTCTGCGAGGCTTAAATCAAGCAGGCTGCGACCTTCAAATGTGATCTTGCTGTCTTTCGCAATACTGGAGGTATCGGGTGGTAGCAGACCCATAATCGCCAGCGAGCTGACGGATTTGCCGCTACCAGACTCACCGACCAGAGCGACGGTAGAGTTACGCGGAATATCGAAGGAAATCCCTTTGACAGTTTCTACGCTTTCTTTTTTATTGATACGGAAAGAGACGCGCAGATTTTCTACTTTTAATAATGATTCTTGGCTCATGGTCTGTCCTTATTTCAGCTTAGGGTCGAGCGCATCGCGCAAGGCATCGGTGAACAGCGAGAAGGCTGTTACCAGCACCGCCATGGCTGCGGTCGCAGCCACTAGCTGCCACCATTTACCCAAGATTAGTTCGTTTTGTGCTTCATTGAGCATACTGCCCCATGACACCACACCGACTGGGACACCAAAACCGAGGAAACTCAAAATCACTTCAGACTTAATAAATCCGACTACCAGAATAGATACTTGCACCAGGGCCACATGACTGACATTAGGGAAGATATGAATAAACATTTTACGGAAATGTGATGCACCAATCGCGTCGGCTGCCCAGACGTATTCACGATTTTTATGCTTCATGTATTCAGCCCGGATCAGACGGAAAGGTCCAGTCCAGCCGGTAAATGCCAGAATCAAAATGATGGTCGTCACACCTTTTTGTTGCAACACGGCGGCGACCGACAAGATCAATAGCAAGTAAGGGATAGAGGTAAAGATGCTATAGAACCAGTTAAACAGATCGTCCACACGACCACCAAAATAACCGGAGATAGCACCGAATAAGGTACCTAGCAAAGTCGCCAGAAAAGCCGCTACCAGACCGACCACAATCGAGGTTTCTGCTCCCTTAATCGTTTTCTTAATGATGTCATGACCCCATTTATCTGCACCAAAGGGGAGGGTTGGTACCCGTTCTGCGACGACCGCTTTGCCTTTTTTCGCCAGCTCGGTATAAATTTCTTTCATCTCTGTTGCCAGAGGATCGGGAACACCGTATTCATTGACGCTAGGTGGTTGTTGGTTGCCCGGCGTTTTACGCAGTTCGCGCAAAACATCCGCTAACGGATCAAGCGGATTTTCTGGTGGTGGTGCTTCGGCTTTTACTGCTTCAGTTTTCACGGCATCAGCACCGATAAAACCGGGCGGCGCATAGCTCACCGCAATTTCTTGCTCCCAGTCAGAGGCGATTAAGCCACTGGCGGATAGCACCAGCACGACTAAAAAAGCTGCCACAACGGACAGGGCAATCATGGCGATTTTGTCTGCTCGTAAGCGACGCCATGCTAAGGCCCACAAACCTGGAGAAACTGTTTGATCAGTTGAATTTTTTGAATTCATTGAATTTGTTGATATTGACGTCGACATTCTTTTTTGGCCTTATTTCAACTGAACTCGTGGATCAACCGCTTGATACAACAGATCGGCTAACAAATTAAATAACATCGCGGCTGCGGCGACGTACACCGTCACTGCTTTGATCAGCGGAAAATCGCTACTATCTACGGCAGCAATCACCTCGCGGCCGATGCCTGGGATGGAGAAAAAGCGCTCAATCAAAAATGAGCCAACAAGTAGGGCAGGCAAATTTGACATCACATGAGTAATGATAGGAATAGAGGCGTTGCGTAACACATGCACCCACTTAATCCGGCTCTCGGATACACCTTTGGCGCGTGCTGTGCGCACATAGTCCTGGTTAACTTCGTCCAGCACAAAAGTGCGGAATAGACGCAAGCTCGGCGCGACGCTGACTGCCAGTCCGATCAAGATCGGAAGGGCGGAATACTTGAAAAGATTTTCTGCAAAGCTATTGCCCCAACCCTGCACAGGAAACAATCCTAGCTTGTAAGCAAAAAAGTATTGGCCAACAATGATATAGACCAGAATACTGATCGACATGCCAACCGTACATGCCACCATCACACTACGGTCTGTCAGACTGCCGCGTTTGAATGCAATGCCTAGCGCCAGCGCAATCGCAAATAGCGTTTCGAGAATAGTTAATGGTACTAATACCGTCAGCGATGGTCCCAGGCGCGTAGTAATGATGGATGAGATGGCTTCACCGGTACTCCAACTGGTACCAAAATTAAAGGTCACAATTTGCTTAATGAAAATACCCAGTTGTACGTAGTAGGGCTGATCTATCCCAAGCTGAGTACGGATATTGGCGATCTGTGCGGCGTTCGACATTTTGCCTGCGAGGATGTAGGCGGGATCGCCGCCCACCCAATTGAATAAGAAGAACACCAGCAAAATTACCCCCAGCATAGTGGGAGCCATTTGCCATAAGCGACGCAGGATATAGGCTGTCATGGAATACTTTCTAACGATCTAAAGGAGCTTATTTATTTACTTTTTTCGACATCGAAAAACATCCATTCACCAT of the Undibacterium sp. 5I1 genome contains:
- a CDS encoding ABC transporter ATP-binding protein — its product is MSQESLLKVENLRVSFRINKKESVETVKGISFDIPRNSTVALVGESGSGKSVSSLAIMGLLPPDTSSIAKDSKITFEGRSLLDLSLAERRQLCGKDISMIFQEPMTSLNPVFTVGFQIGEVLQLHMGMNAKQARARSIALLEEVGIPDPANKIDAYPSQMSGGQQQRVMIAMAIACEPKLLIADEPTTALDVTIQKQIIDLIEALRVKHNMSVLFITHDLALVGEIADKVIVMRSGEIREAGDVKQIFQAPKDTYTQALLHCRPSLYSRPWRLPVIADFMSHIEKTGSIVIEHKERPRGLNGDEDIVLDVRGLGKSFYTREGFFGKKEFRAVEDVSFKLARGKTLGVVGESGSGKTTVGLTLMRLHQATAGQAIFEGKDILSMSNKDFMQYKRRIQIIFQNPYASLNPRFTVGQILMEPMQIHSIGANDSERAKMAYTLLEKVGLPAIAFHRYPHEFSGGQRQRIAIARCLTMKPEILICDESVSALDVSVQAQVLNLLQDLQEEFGLSYIFISHDLAVVKYIADQVMVMNKGKVVELANSDELYRNPTQAYTKTLLNAIPRGLHA
- a CDS encoding ABC transporter permease — encoded protein: MNSKNSTDQTVSPGLWALAWRRLRADKIAMIALSVVAAFLVVLVLSASGLIASDWEQEIAVSYAPPGFIGADAVKTEAVKAEAPPPENPLDPLADVLRELRKTPGNQQPPSVNEYGVPDPLATEMKEIYTELAKKGKAVVAERVPTLPFGADKWGHDIIKKTIKGAETSIVVGLVAAFLATLLGTLFGAISGYFGGRVDDLFNWFYSIFTSIPYLLLILSVAAVLQQKGVTTIILILAFTGWTGPFRLIRAEYMKHKNREYVWAADAIGASHFRKMFIHIFPNVSHVALVQVSILVVGFIKSEVILSFLGFGVPVGVVSWGSMLNEAQNELILGKWWQLVAATAAMAVLVTAFSLFTDALRDALDPKLK
- a CDS encoding ABC transporter permease, with amino-acid sequence MTAYILRRLWQMAPTMLGVILLVFFLFNWVGGDPAYILAGKMSNAAQIANIRTQLGIDQPYYVQLGIFIKQIVTFNFGTSWSTGEAISSIITTRLGPSLTVLVPLTILETLFAIALALGIAFKRGSLTDRSVMVACTVGMSISILVYIIVGQYFFAYKLGLFPVQGWGNSFAENLFKYSALPILIGLAVSVAPSLRLFRTFVLDEVNQDYVRTARAKGVSESRIKWVHVLRNASIPIITHVMSNLPALLVGSFLIERFFSIPGIGREVIAAVDSSDFPLIKAVTVYVAAAAMLFNLLADLLYQAVDPRVQLK